A genomic region of bacterium contains the following coding sequences:
- a CDS encoding acyl-CoA synthetase yields MLNPDNYNLALDCVDKHADLLQNKHKVALVYLKEDPASGRLREPPLKLSYSSLKGLTNAMANGFASLGLERGSRVLLRLANSTEFLISFLGAVKAGLIPVPTSPLLTWPELEYLLRDSGAAAFVTSQELLPPEFSAAKLPAMKEVILASEAAGSFQRWQDLLKNSSTEFRVEPTQAEDPAYWLYTSGTEGKPKAVIHAHRSIPAHDARARLWQDLKAGDVVFNTSALNWSYALTAGWLDVWRHGLTSVIYQGRPRPELIAGTLARHGVTVFMSVPGIYRRLLPLAKADSVPFSGLRVALSAGEKLGEQTREEFRRATGLEIREGLGMTEHSVYLVQALGQGSPPGSCGRPLPEQKIAILKEDLSPCPPGESGILASHRSCPGLMLGYHGEAAGQTFQDDWFLSGDLAYRDEADHYFFLGRRDEVLNSGGYRVSPLEIEAALNEHPAVEESAAVSAEPEPGKSYVQAFVVLKAGPAATQETAGQILRSLESRLAQYKIPRQIVFLRELPKTSNGKLQRHRLKNLA; encoded by the coding sequence GTGTTGAATCCTGATAATTACAACCTCGCCCTCGACTGCGTCGACAAGCACGCCGACCTTTTGCAAAATAAACACAAGGTCGCCTTGGTCTACCTGAAGGAAGATCCCGCCAGCGGCCGTTTGCGCGAGCCGCCGCTCAAGCTCAGCTATTCCAGCCTCAAGGGCTTGACCAACGCCATGGCCAACGGCTTCGCCTCGCTCGGCCTGGAGCGCGGATCCCGGGTCTTGCTCCGGCTGGCCAACTCGACCGAGTTCCTCATCAGCTTCCTGGGCGCGGTGAAGGCCGGGCTGATTCCGGTGCCAACCTCGCCGCTGCTGACTTGGCCGGAGCTGGAATACCTGCTGCGCGACAGCGGTGCCGCGGCCTTCGTGACTTCGCAGGAATTGCTGCCGCCGGAATTCTCGGCCGCGAAATTGCCGGCCATGAAGGAAGTCATCCTGGCCAGCGAAGCGGCGGGAAGCTTTCAGCGGTGGCAGGATCTCTTGAAGAACTCCTCGACCGAGTTTCGGGTCGAGCCGACCCAAGCCGAGGATCCGGCTTACTGGCTCTACACCAGCGGCACCGAGGGGAAGCCCAAGGCCGTGATCCATGCCCACCGCAGCATTCCGGCCCACGACGCCCGGGCCCGGCTTTGGCAAGACCTCAAGGCCGGCGACGTCGTCTTCAACACCAGCGCCTTGAATTGGAGCTATGCTCTCACCGCCGGCTGGCTCGACGTCTGGCGCCACGGCTTGACCTCGGTGATCTACCAAGGCCGGCCAAGGCCGGAATTGATCGCCGGAACTCTCGCCCGCCACGGCGTGACGGTCTTCATGAGCGTGCCGGGAATCTATCGCCGGCTCTTGCCCTTGGCCAAAGCCGATTCGGTTCCCTTCTCGGGCCTGCGAGTCGCGCTCAGCGCCGGCGAAAAGCTGGGCGAGCAAACCCGCGAGGAGTTCCGCCGTGCCACCGGCCTCGAGATCCGCGAGGGCCTGGGCATGACCGAGCATTCGGTCTACCTCGTCCAAGCCCTGGGCCAAGGCTCGCCGCCCGGCTCCTGCGGCCGGCCCTTGCCCGAGCAAAAGATCGCCATTTTGAAAGAAGACCTGAGCCCCTGCCCGCCCGGCGAAAGCGGCATCCTCGCCAGCCACCGTTCCTGCCCCGGGCTCATGCTCGGCTACCACGGCGAAGCCGCCGGCCAGACCTTCCAAGACGACTGGTTCTTGAGCGGCGACCTGGCCTACCGCGACGAAGCCGATCATTATTTTTTCTTGGGCCGCCGCGACGAGGTGCTCAATTCCGGCGGCTATCGCGTCTCGCCGCTGGAGATCGAGGCCGCGCTCAACGAGCATCCGGCGGTGGAAGAATCGGCCGCGGTCAGCGCCGAACCCGAGCCGGGCAAGAGCTATGTCCAAGCCTTCGTGGTCCTGAAGGCCGGGCCAGCCGCCACCCAGGAGACGGCCGGCCAGATCCTCCGCTCG